A window of Nicotiana tabacum cultivar K326 chromosome 24, ASM71507v2, whole genome shotgun sequence contains these coding sequences:
- the LOC107774868 gene encoding putative protein S-acyltransferase 22, protein MRKHGWQLPYHPLQVVAVAVFLALGFAFYVFFAPFVGKKLFQYIVMGLYTPLIISAFGLYIWCAGADPADPGVFKSKKYIKKLDNKKQVQLKESKLGCETNSSIQDANAASIGENASVKSNKGVEPAADHNATQKKITATHQRGLLALLPCALICNCTGRHEESSQQQLSEDGMFYCSLCEVEVFKYSKHCRVCDKCVDQFDHHCRWLNNCIGKRNYRKFFTLMVSALLLLILQWSTGIFVLIYCFIEKKKFSAEITSKLGSSFSLVPFVIVVAVCTILAMIATLPLAQLFFFHILLIKKGISTYDYIIALRDQEQQGVAGQQSPQMSTVSSLTGLSSASSFNTFHRAAWCTPPRLFVEDQYDVVAPDTVSVSSLGKRSTVEEPIKKKNPAAVKISPWTLARLNAEDVSKAAAEARKKSKILHPVVRNKESYTLETNSSLGSSGRRMVPRPDNNRRRASKRVRLPTELPFENLSKIPSDIAQNSRNAIMSETLSSLAPLQLEARSDFRTGRGLSSGGVAASSPESSLDSPDIHPLRVSSSGVEEATRFVGLSSGMTPQKDTPLSRSTSDGYEASGGEDSDRVPTRIVQRSTRWSSILFGSDQQDDRVRRLMIPSSSSQSNIRKH, encoded by the exons ATGAGGAAACATGGATGGCAACTTCCCTATCATCCTCTCCAG GTGGTAGCTGTTGCTGTATTTCTGGCATTGGGATTTGCTTTTTATGTATTCTTTGCACCTTTTGTGGGGAAGAAATTGTTTCAATATATTGTGATGGGGCTTTATACACCTCTT ATAATTAGTGCGTTTGGCTTGTATATATGGTGTGCTGGTGCTGATCCTGCTGATCCAGGAGTTTTTAAATCCAAGAAGTATATTAAGAAGCTAGACAACAAAAAACAAGTTCAACTTAAAGAATCTAAATTAGGGTGTGAGACGAATTCGTCTATACAGGACGCTAATGCTGCTTCAATTGGAGAAAATGCATCTGTAAAAAGCAATAAAGGAGTTGAACCAGCTGCAGATCACAATGCAACTCAAAAGAAAATTACAGCTACTCATCAAAGAGGCTTGTTGGCTCTACTACCTTGTGCTCTTATCTGCAACTGCACAGGTAGACATGAGGAATCTTCTCAGCAACAGTTGAGTGAAGACGGCATGTTCTACTGCAGTTTGTGTGAAGTAGAG GTATTTAAATACAGCAAGCATTGTAGAGTATGTGACAAGTGCGTCGATCAGTTTGATCATCATTGCAGG TGGCTGAACAACTGCATAGGTAAAAGGAACTATCGCAAGTTCTTTACGCTCATGGTTTCTGCGCTCCTCCTG CTTATACTTCAGTGGTCAACTGGAATTTTTGTACTGATCTACTGCTTCATCGAGAAGAAGAAATTTTCTGCGGAAATCACCTCCAAATTGGGAAGCAGTTTCTCCCTTGTTCCCTTTGTTATTGTGGTG GCAGTCTGTACTATATTGGCCATGATAGCAACCCTGCCACTTGCTCAGCTTTTCTTCTTTCACATACTTCTCATAAAGAAG GGAATTAGCACCTACGACTACATCATTGCTCTCAGAGATCAAGAACAACAAGGAGTTGCAGGTCAGCAAAGTCCTCAAATGTCAACTGTAAGCTCCCTAACTGGGTTAAGCAGTGCAAGCTCCTTCAATACTTTCCATCGAGCAGCATGGTGCACACCGCCTCGCCTTTTTGTTGAGGATCAG TATGATGTAGTTGCTCCTGACACTGTATCGGTCAGTTCACTTGGTAAAAGGTCAACGGTAGAGGAACCAATCAAGAAAAAGAATCCAGCTGCTGTGAAGATCAGTCCATGGACATTAGCACGATTGAATGCAGAGGATGTTTCAAAAGCTGCTGCTGAAGCGAGGAAGAAATCCAAAATTCTCCATCCAGTAGTGAGAAACAAAGAATCTTACACCCTTGAAACAAATAGCAGTTTAGGAAGCAGTGGACGTCGCATGGTGCCTAGGCCTGATAACAATAGAAGGAGAGCTAGTAAACGTGTTCGACTCCCCACAGAGCTACCCTTCGAAAACTTGAGTAAAATTCCTAGTGATATAGCTCAAAACAGTAGAAATGCTATCATGAGTGAAACATTAAGTAGTCTGGCTCCACTTCAGCTTGAAGCACGGAGCGATTTCCGAACAGGCCGAGGACTGTCCTCAGGTGGTGTTGCTGCTTCTTCCCCCGAGAGTAGTTTGGACTCTCCTGACATTCACCCACTCCGGGTGTCATCGTCCGGTGTTGAAGAAGCTACGCGTTTCGTGGGCCTATCATCTGGAATGACTCCTCAGAAGGACACTCCACTGTCCAGGTCGACTAGTGATGGATACGAGGCATCTGGTGGAGAGGATAGTGATCGAGTGCCTACTCGCATTGTGCAAAGGTCAACAAGGTGGAGTAGCATTCTTTTTGGATCTGATCAACAAGATGATCGAGTCAGAAGATTGATGATACCATCTTCATCAAGCCAGTCTAACATCAGGAAACATTGA